The window CGATGGCGATCGTCCTGGTGCCGGGCCTGCTCTCGGCCGGTATCGGCGCGCTCTTCTTCACCGGCCTGGGGTCGTGGACGGGCCTGGGCACCTTCTCGCTGGTCCTCCATCAAGTGCCGCAGGCCGCGCGCCCGGACCTCGCCGGGTTCGGCTGGGCCGTCGTCATCGGGGTGGTGGCCGCCCTCGGCGGGACCGGGATCCGCCGGATGGGCCTGTCCCTCCAGCGACGGGTCGAACGTCGACGAGTGCCGGTCACCGTCCTGGTCGGCGCTCTCGTGGGCGTGGTCGCGCTGGTGTACGCCGAGTCGACGGGCAAGGAGGCGTCCGAGATCCTCTACTCCGGCCAGGACGCGCTCGGGCCGCTGCTGGCGGACCACGCGGGCTACTCGGTGGGGGCCCTGGTTCTCCTCGTGCTCTGCAAGGCGCTCGCCTACTCCCTGTCCCTCAGCGGCTTCCGCGGCGGCCCGGTCTTCCCCTCGATGTTCGTGGGAGCGGCGCTCGGCCTGGTTATGGCGCAGCTGCCCGGGCTGGACGTGACCTCCGGCTTCGCCATGGGTGTCGGTGCGATGTGCGTGGCGATGCTCAAGCTGCCGATGACCTCCGTGTTGCTGGCCACCCTTCTCCTGGGGACGCAGGGCCTCACCGTGATGCCGGTCGTGATCGTCGCGGTCGTGGTGTCCTACGTCCTCACCATCCGGCTCTCCCCGGCCCCCGCTCCGAAGCCCGCCCCGACACCGGCGGCCCCGTAATCGCCGCCCGCACCCGTCCGCTCCGCCCGCACCCGTCCGTTCGCCCGCACCCCGACCTGGAGGCCCGATGCCCGAGAGCCCGACCGGACAGCAGTTCCTGCTGCGCAGCGGTGAGCACAGCGCCGTCGTGGTGGAACTCGGAGCCGGGCTGCGCGACTACACCGTCGGCGGGCGGCGCGTCCTGGACGGCTACACCGCCGATGAGCCGATCACGGGGGGTCGTGGGCAGCTCCTCGTACCCTGGCCGAACCGCGTCAGCGGCGGACGGTACGACTGGAAGGGCGAGGAGCTCCAGCTCCCGCTGACCGAACCGGAGGCCGGCAACGCCATTCACGGGCTGCTCCGCTGGGCCTCGTGGGAGCCGCTGGAGCGCGCCGAGGACCGGATCCTGCTCGGGACCACCCTCTTCCCGCAGCCCGGCTA of the Streptomyces sp. NBC_01426 genome contains:
- a CDS encoding chloride channel protein is translated as MSATPAGSPAPAPPDPFAVIRTRGYAVLLVMTALLGIPIAAAAFGFLALVSELQSLTYTDLPRALGFHGTPSWWPIPLLAFAGLLVALTIRHLPGEAGHKPAEGLVATGTPKPVDLPGIALAAAASLGAGVVLGPEAPLIALGGGLAVFFGRAMKRGMQPEAMAVLGASGSFAAVSTLLGSPLLGAFLLMEAAGLGGATMAIVLVPGLLSAGIGALFFTGLGSWTGLGTFSLVLHQVPQAARPDLAGFGWAVVIGVVAALGGTGIRRMGLSLQRRVERRRVPVTVLVGALVGVVALVYAESTGKEASEILYSGQDALGPLLADHAGYSVGALVLLVLCKALAYSLSLSGFRGGPVFPSMFVGAALGLVMAQLPGLDVTSGFAMGVGAMCVAMLKLPMTSVLLATLLLGTQGLTVMPVVIVAVVVSYVLTIRLSPAPAPKPAPTPAAP